The Halorubrum sp. BV1 sequence GCCTCCGTTCCGTTCCACTTCTGGGCTCCGGAGGCGTACGAGGGCGCGCCGGCACCCGTGAGCGCGTTCCTCTCGTCGGCGTCGAAGGCCGCCGGGTTCGTGGTGGCGTTCCAGCTGTTCACGGAGGCGTTCCCGGTCGGCGCGTCGCTCGGTGCCAACATCGACTGGGTGCTCGCGTTCGGGATCCTCGCGGCCGTGACGATGACGCTCGGGAACTTCGCGGCGGCCGTTCAAGAGGAGGTCAAGCGGATGCTCGCGTACTCCTCGATCGGTCACGCCGGCTACGCGCTCATCGGTCTCGCCGCGCTGTCGGCCGGCGGTCAGGCCAACGGGACCGTGATGGGCGCGGCGATGGCGCACCTGCTCGTCTACGGGTTCATGAACACCGGCGCGTTCCTCTTCGTCGCGATGGCGGAGCGGTGGGGCGTCGGTCGGACCTTCGCGGACTACGCCGGGCTCGCGCGTCGCGCACCCGTCGCGTCGACCGCGATGGCCGTGTTCATGTTCTCGCTCGCGGGGCTCCCGCCGTTCGCCGGGTTCTTCTCGAAGTACTTCCTGTTCCAGGCGGCCATCGACAACGGCTTCCTGTGGCTCGCTGCGCTCGGTGCGGTGAACAGCGTGATCTCGCTGTACTACTACAGCCGAGTCGTCAAGGCGCTGTTCATTGACGATCCCAACTCGCCGAGCGCGCTCGACGCGATCGACGTGCGGCCGACGGCGCTGTACGCCGCGGTCGTGTTCGCCGCCGTCGCGACGGTGCTGCTCTTGCCCGGCTTCGGGCCGGTCATCGAGACCGCCGAGGCGGCCGCGTCCGCGCTATTCTGACCGCCTCGGGAATCGGGTCCCGACTTTTTGTTCGATTCGACCGGTACCCGCAGGTATTCGGGCGTCCGGCACCTCCGTTCGATATGGGACGCACTCGCACGTACCGGTGTCTTGGCTGTCTCGATCACACGCTAGACCGCGCGTTCGACACGTCACACCTCTCCGTGACGTGTCCGTCGTGTGAGTCGTTCGAGCGGTTCGTCAATGAGGCGGCATATCAGACGTTTCGCGGGTTCGAGGAGTCGCCGCCCGACGAACTCGACTGGGCGCGTCTGGAACGGGAGGAGAAGCTGCTCATTTCCGAACGAGTCACCCGAACGACGAAGACGCTCGCCGACTTCGACGTGATCGACGACCGCGACGCGATGCCGGCCGAGTGAGCGGTCCGTGTGGGAACTGGCCTACCGAGCGTAGAGCTTTCCGCCGATGAGCGACGCGAGCGCGACGCCGTCGTTCGGCGTCACCGCCACGTAGGGGCGATCGACGGGGCCGAACACGTCGACTACCCGGCCCACCGTCGAGAGCGACTCGTCGACGACCGACGAGCCGATCCGCGGCGGTTCCTCGTCGGCGTCGGCACGGGCGATAGCGAGCCCCCCGGCGGTACGGACGACGGAGCCTACTCGTCGCATCGCTACTCTCGGATGACCCCGAGGTAGGCGGCGATCGCCTGCACGAGGTCGTTTTTCGCCGTGTCGTCCGTTCCGCGGACGACGACCATCCCGCGGGGTTCGAACTCGCGGGAGTACGCCTTGTCGCGTTCGATCACCGCGTCGTAGCCGATCTGCTGAACAGCCTTCGCGATCTCGTCGACCGTCGGGTCCTCGACCGCCAGGTCCATCGGGACACGGCGGCCCGCAGACCGCGACCGATCGGCGTCGAAGTACGCGGGATAGACGACGTTCTCGACCATATACCGGAGAGGCGAGCGCGCGGCGTAAGGTCGTTTCGGACGCGGTCGGGGTGGTTCGTCGGTCCATGTAGACGTTCGAGCGCGGCACTCTCACCCCGCGGAGCCGCCGCGAGATCCACCCCGGAACCCTTTTGGAGCAACACGGGCCACGTTCGTGTAATGAGCGATCTCGAAGCGGAGTACCGTCTCGACTACTTCGAGGAAGAGGGGTTCGAGCGCAAGGAGTGTCCCTCCTGTGGCGCGCACTTTTGGACCCGCGACGCCGACCGCGAACTGTGCGGCGAACCGCCCTGTGCGGACTACAGCTTCATCGGCGACCCGGGCTTTCCGGAGCCGCACTCGCTGTCGGAGATGCGCGAGGCGTTCCTCTCCTTTTTCGAGGATCACGGTCACGAGCGGATCGATCCGTACCCGGTCGCGGCGAACCGCTGGCGCGACGACGTGCTCTTAACGCAGGCGTCGATCTACGACTTTCAGCCGCTCGTCACCTCCGGGCAGACGCCACCGCCGGCGAACCCGCTTACCATCTCACAGCCCTGCATCCGGATGCAGGACATCGACAACGTCGGGAAGACCGGGCGGCACACGATGGCGTTCGAGATGATGGCACATCACGCGTTCAACACGCGCGAGGACGCGGACGAGGAGTACGCCTACGAGGGCGAGGTGTACTGGAAAGACGAGACGGTCCGGTACTGCGACGAGCTGTTCGAGAGTCTGGGAGCCGACCTGGAGGAGATAACCTACATCGAGGACCCGTGGGTCGGCGGGGGCAACGCCGGCCCCGCAATCGAGGTCATCTACAAGGGCGCGGAGCTGGCGACGCTCGTCTTCATGTGCATGGAGCGGGACCCCGACGGCGACTACGAGATGAAAGACGGGCACACGTACTCGTTCATGGACACGTACATCGTCGACACGGGGTACGGGTTAGAGCGGTGGACGTGGATGAGTCAGGGGACGGCGACGGTGTACGAGGCCATCTATCCGGACGCAATCGACTTCCTCAAAGAGAACGCCGGCATCGAACACACGGCCGACGAACGCGAGATCGTCCACCGCGCGGCGACGCTCTCGGGACGGCTCGACATCGACGACGTCGATGACGTGGAGGCGGCCCGCGGGGACATCGCCGACAGGCTCGACGTCGACGTCGAGCGGCTCCGCGAACTGGTCGAGCCGCTCGAAGCCATCTACGCTATCGCGGACCACTCGCGGACGCTTGCGTACATGTTCGGCGACGGCATCGTCCCGTCGAACGTCGGCACGGGCTACCTCGCGCGGATGGTGCTCCGCCGGATGAAGCGGCTGGTCGACGAGGTGGGCGTCGACGCGCCGCTCGACGAACTTGTCGATATGCAGGCCGACCGGCTCGGCTACGAGAACCGCGACACGATCCGCGAGATCGTCCGCAGCGAGGAGCGGAAGTACCGCAAGACGCTGGAGCGAGGCTCCCGGAAGGTCGAACAGCTCGCCGACGAGTACGCCGGAACCGGCGATCCGATCCCGACGGAGACGCTGTTAGAGCTGTACGACTCCCACGGCATCCAGCCGGACATGGTGGCCGATATCGCGGCGGAGCGCGGCGCGACCGTCGACGTGCCGGACGACTTCTACGCGCTCGTCGCCGACCGTCACGAGGAGGCCGACGGCGACGACGCGGCCACAGCCCGCGACGAGCGGTTCGACGACCTCCCCGAGACGGAGAAGCTCTTTTATGACGATCAGGGGCGGACCGAGTTCGAGGCGGTCGTCCTCGACGTGTTCGATCGCGAGGAGGGGTACGACGTCGTGTTGGACCAGACGATGTTCTATCCCGAGGGCGGCGGCCAGCCCGCGGACCGGGGGCAGCTCACGGTCGGCGAGACCACGGTCGACGTGACGGACGTACAGGAGGTCGGCGGAGTCGTCCTCCACCGCACCGACGCCGATCCCGGAAAGGGTGAGTTCGTTCGCGGGCAGGTCGACGGCGACCGTCGCGACCGGCTGCGGGCACACCACACGGCGACGCACCTGATCGGGCACGCGGCCCGCGAGGTTCTCGGCGACCACATCCGGCAGGCGGGCGCAAAAAAGGGGATAGATTCCTCTCGGCTCGACGTGCGCCACTACGACCGGATCACGAGAGAGCAGGTCAAAGCGATAGAACGCGTGGCAAACGAGCTGGTCCGCGATAACGTCCCGGTTCGACAGGAGTGGCCGGACCGCAACGAGGCAGAGGCCGAACACGGGTTCGACCTGTACCAAGGCGGCGTCCCGCCGGGAACCAACATCCGGCTCGTCCACGTCGGCGACGCCGACGTGCAGGCGTGTGCCGGCACGCACGTCGACCGCACCGGACAGATCGGCGCGGTGAAGGTACTGAAGACAGAGCCCGTCCAAGACGGCGTCGAGCGGATCGTCTTCGCCGCCGCCGGCGCGGCGGTCGAAGCGACCCAGCGCACCGAGGACGCGCTGTACGACGCCGCCGATGCGCTCGACGTCGACCCGCTCGACGTGCCCGAGACGGCAGAGCGATTCTTCGAGGAGTGGAAGGCGCGCGGCAAAGAGATCGAGTCGCTCAAAGAGGAACTTGCGACCGCGCGCGCGTCCGGTGGTGCCGACGCCGAGGAGGTCGACGTCGGCGGGGCGACGGTCGTGGTCCAGCGGCTCGACGGCGACGCGGACGAGCTGCGCGCGACCGCGAACGCCCACGTCGACGACGGAAAGGTCGCCGTCGTCGGGAGCGGCGGCGACGGATCCGCGAGTTTCGTCGTCGGCGTGCCCGACGGCGTCGGTGTCAACGCCGGACAGGTCGTCTCGGCGCTCGCCGACCGGGTGGGCGGCGGCGGCGGCGGGCCACCGGACTTCGCACAGGGCGGCGGCCCGGACGTCGACGCGCTCGACGACGCCCTGGAGTCGGCACCGGAGATAGTACGCAGCGTCCAAGAGGCCTGACTCGGGGAGACCAGACCGATGCCGAGAGCCGACAACGCCGGAGTCTCGATCCGGTACGAGGTCGACGCGCCTGACGCGAGCGACGCCGACGAGGCGGTCGTGTTCTGTGGCGACGCCGGCCTCGGCGCGTGGCAGTTCGGCTGGCAGCACGCCGCGGTCGCGGGGCCGCACACGGTCGTCACGCCCGAGACGCGGGGCGTCGGTCGGTCCGACGCGCCACCGGGGCCGTACTCGGTCGAGACGCTTGCGAGCGACGTCGACGCCGTCTGTTCCGCGGCGGGAGTGCGGAACGCCCACGTCGTCGGGTACGGGCTGGGCGGGATGGTCGCGCTCGCGTACGCCCTCACGTCGTCGCGGCCCGCGAGCCTGACCGTCGTCGGGACGCCGCCGTCGGGGGCGGACTACAACGCCCTCGGGGTGTGGGCCGATCCGTCGACGCCGACGGCGGTCGAGGGGTCACTGACCGGACTGCTCTCTGAGCCGTTCCGCGAGAGGCACCCGGACGTGCTCTCTCGGATCGCCGACTGGCGGATGAGAGAGGACGCCGACCGCGAGACGTTCGAGGCGCACCGCGCGGCCGTAGAGGGCTTCGACGTCTCGGACCGGCTGTACGAGATCACGACGCCGACGCTCGTCGTCCACGGCTCGGAAGACACCGTCTGCCCGCGGACGGCGGCGGAAACGCTCGTCGACGGGCTTCCACGCGGCGAGTCGTTCGTCGTCGAGGGGGCGAAACACCTCGTCGGCGTGGAGGCGTCCGTGGCGGTCAACGACGCGCTTGTCGGGTGGCTCGCGGAGCACGCCGCCGATCCGCTCTCCTGAGTGAACCGCGCCCACAACCGTTTTCAGTGTCTCTGACCACCGTTCGGTCAATGACACGCCTCCGGTTCGCGCTGTTGAACGCGGCGCAGACAGACGGAAGCACCCGGCGGAACTTCCGCCGCGAACTCGACGCTGACCTCGCGGAGTTCGACGCCGCGAACGGCCACCTTCCCGACCACACCGAGTTCGACGGCGTCGTGGTCACCGGGTCGCGGTCGTCGGTCTACTGGGACGAGGCGTGGATCCCCTCGCTCATCGAGTACGTCGCCGACGCCGCCGACGCGGGGGTTCCGGTGCTCGGCGTCTGTTACGGCCACCAAGTGCTCGCGGAGGCGCTCGGCGGTCGCGTCACCGGAATGGACGGGTTCGAGATCGGCTACAACACGGTTCGACACCGCGGGAACGACCCGTTATTCGAGGGGATAGACGAGGAGTTCACCGTCTTCACGACGCACGGCGACACGGTCGTCGACCTCCCGCCGAGCGCGACGCTGATAGCCGAGAACGACCACGGCGTCCACGCGTTCCGCGACGGGCACTGCTGGGGCGTTCAGTTTCATCCGGAGTACGACATCGACACGGCGCGCGACGTCACGGACGGCAAGCGCGAACGGCTGGGCGACGCCCGCGTCGACGCCGTCTTGGAGGAGATCACGCCCGACGCCTACGACGCAGCCTGCGAGGCGAAGGGGATCTTCGACAATTTCGTCGCGTACGCCCGGCGGCTGAAAGCCGAACGCGAGTCGGCTGCCGCTGCCGACGACTGACCGCCGACGGAGTCCGCTCGGGTCGAACACCCTTATACCGCTCCCGCCCGGAGCGACCGTATGAAGGTAGTACCGGACACCAGTGCGGTCGTCGACGGCCGCGTGTCCGAACGCGTCGCCGCCGGGAGCTACGAGTCGGTGACGGTGCTCGTTCCCGAGGCCGTCGTCGGCGAACTGGAGTCGCAGGCCAACGACGGCCTGGAGTCTGGATGGGACGGCCTGAGCGAACTCAAGCGGCTCGCCGACCTCGCCGACGAGGGGACAATCGAACTGCGATACGTGGGCGAGCGCGCGAGCGGCGACGCGCGATCGCACGCACACGAGGGCGACGTCGACGCGCTGATCCGCGATCTGGCGACGGACCACGAGGCCACGCTTCTGTCGAGCGACATCGTGCAGGCCGAGGTCGCCCGCGCGAAAGGCGTCGACGTCGAGTACGTCGAACCGGTCGCCCGAGGGGTCGTCGACGACCTCCCGATACAGGACTTCTTCACCGACGAGACGATGTCGGTCCACCTCAAGACCGATACCGTTCCGAAGGCCAAACGGGGGAACCTCGGCGAGATGCGGTACGTCGAGATCACGGAGGAGCCGACCGACGAGGCGCAGATGCGCGAGTGGGCGAACTCGATCGTCGATCTCGCGCGCCAGTCGAACGAGGGGTTCATCGAGCTCTCCGACGACGGGATGGACATCGTCCAGTTCCGCAACTACCGGATCGCGGTCGCGCGGCCGCCCTTCGCCGACGGGATCGAGATCACGGCCGTCAGGCCGATCGCGAAGACGACGCTCGACGACTACGAGTTCGCCGACGAACTCCGCGAACGGTTCCTCGAACGGAAGCGCGGCGTGCTCATCTCCGGATCGCCCGGCGCGGGGAAATCGACGTTCGCGCAGGCGGTCGCGGAGTTCCTGAACGACGCCGACTACGCCGTGAAGACGATGGAGAAGCCGCGCGACCTGCAAGTCGGTCCGGAGATCACCCAGTACGGCGCGCTCGGCGGCGACATGGCGAACACCGCCGATTCGCTGCTTCTGGTTCGACCCGACTACACCGTCTACGACGAGGTGCGAAAGACCGACGACTTCGAGGTGTTCTCCGACATGCGGATGGCCGGCGTCGGAATGGTGGGCGTCGTCCACGCCTCCCGCGCTATCGACGCGCTCCAGCGGCTCGTCGGCCGCGTCGAACTCGGGATGATCCCGCAGATCGTCGACACGGTCGTCTACATCGAGGCCGGGGAGATCCACACGGTCTACGACGTCGAGACCGAGGTGAAGGTGCCGGCGGGACTCACCGCCGAGGACCTCGCCCGGCCGGTCATTCAGGTGTCGAACTTCGAGACCGGTCGTCCCGAGTACGAGATCTACACGTTCAACCGACAGGTGGTCACGGTTCCCCTCGACGACGCGGACGGTGACGACGCGGAGTCCGGAGTCGGTCGGATCGCCAAACAGGAGATCGAACGGGAGATCCGGTCGGTCGCACACGGACACGTCGACGTCGAACTGAAGGGCAACGACAAAGCCATCGTGTACGTCACGGAGGGCGACATCGGCACCGTCATCGGCAAGGGCGGCGGACGCATCAGCGACATCGAGAACCGGCTCGGCATCGAGATCGACGTGCGGACGCACGCGGACAAGCCCGGTGGGGGTAGCGCTTCGGCCGGTGCCGGAACCAACGGAACTGGCGGCTCGGACGGGAGTGCCGGCGGACAGGTCGGCGAAGAGCGCGGCACCGTCGTCGAACCGGAGATCACCTCCCGGCACGTCGTCATCGACGTCGACGACGGCGTCGGCGAGACCGTCGAGGTTCGCGCGGACGGCGAGTACCTCTTCACGGCCACCGTCGGTCGCGGCGGCGAGGTTCAGGTGTCTCGCGGCTCTGCGATCGCGGAGGAGCTCGAAGACGCGATCGACCGAAAGCGCCGGGTAACGGTCGTCCCGGCGCGCTGACTCACACCGGGACCAGATTCTGCGGCCTCCGTCGTTCGGTTCACACGAAGTACCACGATCGTCGAATCGTATCCCTCCTGAAAGATAACGCTTTTTTGGTGGTGGAAGGAACCCACCTCCATGTCAGACGAGTTAAAGCGCGGGCTCGAAGGTGTCCTCGTCGCGGAGTCGGATCTGAGTTACGTCGACGGCGAGGTTGGCAAGCTCGTGTACCGCGGGCACGACATCGAAGACCTCGCGCGCGGCGCGAGCTACGAGGAGGTGTTGTACCTCCTCTGGTACGGCTCGTTGCCGACGCGGGAGGAGCTCGACGCGTTCGCCGCGGAACTCGCGACCGAACGGGACGTCGACGACGACGTGCTCGAAACGGTCCGCACGCTGGCCGACGCCGGCGAACGGCCGATGGCGGCGCTCCGGACCGCGACGTCGATGCTCTCCGCGTACGAGCCCGAGCCGGACGCAGACCCGGAGGACCTCGAGGCGACGCTCCGGCAGGGACGTCGGATCACGGCGAAGATCCCGACGGTGCTGGCCGCCTTCGAGCGCGCGCGGCAGGGCGACGACCCGATCGCGCCTGACCCCGACCTCTCGCACGCGGCGAACTTCCTCTACATGCTCACGGGGACCGAACCCGACGCCGTCAGCGCGGAGACGTTCGACATGGCTCTCACGCTCCACGCCGACCACGGGCTCAACGCCTCGACGTTCACCGCGATGGTGATCGGCTCGACGATGGCCGACATCTACTCCGGCGTCACCGGCGGTATCGGGGCGCTCTCCGGGTCGCTTCACGGGGGCGCGAACCAGGACGTCATGGAAGTGCTCTACGAGATCGACGCGTCCGCGAAAGACCCCGTCGAGTGGGTAAAAGACGCCCGCGAAGAGGGTCGGCGCATCCCCGGCTTCGGTCACCGCGTGTACGCGGTCAAGGACCCGCGAGCGAAGATCCTCGAAGAGAAACTGCGTGACCTCGCCGAGTCCTCGGGCGACACGAAGTGGCTCGACTACACCACCGCGATCGAGGAGTATCTCACCGATCAGGGGCTCTTAGAGAAGGGAATCGCGCCGAACGTCGACTTCTATTCGGGGTCGGTGTACGACTCGCTTGGCATTCCCGTCGACATGTACACGCCCATCTTCGCGATGAGCCGCGTCGGCGGCTGGATCGCACACGTCGTCGAGTATCAGGAGGACAACCGTCTCATCCGGCCGCGGGCGCGGTACACCGGTCCCGACGACACCTCGTTCGTTCCGATCGACGAGCGCTGATTCGGCCGGTCGGCCGCCGGTTCGGACGACCAGCCCGCCGCGTTCGCCTGCCGCGGTCGCCTCGTCAGCCGAAGTTCTCCACTTTCGCCGCGTCAGCGTCGCCGCCTGCGGCCTCGATCGCTGCGGTCGCGTCGTCGACGAGGTCGGCGAAGCCGTAGACGAAGAGGGTCTCGTCGGCCGATCCGGTCACCGCGTCGTCGAGCGCGTCGCGCAGGTCGGCGTCGGCGTCGAGGAGGTGGACGGTCACGCCGCGCGCCGTCAGCGCCTCGATCCGATCGGCGTGTGCCACGTCGGCGGCGCGGTAGAGTATCGCCGCCTCGCCGCCGTCGTCGAGCGCGCGTTCCGCGATGGCCACCGCCGGTCCGACGCCGGGGCCGCCGGCGACGACGACCGCCCGAGCCTCGCCGTCGTAGTGCTGGTCGCCGTACGGCCCGGAGAGCGTCATCTCGGTTCCGGCCTCCGCGTCCGCGAGGAACGCGGAGAAGTCGCCGCCGTCGTCGGGGTCGATGCCCACGGTGACCTCGAAGGTGTCGTCGACGGTCGGCGAGGAGAGCGTGTAGAAGCGGGCGACCGACTCCCCGTCGATCTCGGTGCCGAGCTTCACGAACTGTCCCGGCTCCGCGGTGAAGCCGTCCGGCGCGTGAAATCGGAGGGCGTACGTGTCGCGGCCGACCGTCTCGACCGAGCTGACCGTAGCTATCGTGTCCATGGCGTCGATCGGACCGGCGGACACAAACGTGTTCCCGTCGGCGTCGGTCCTGCCCCGGTCGACACACCGGAGTCGGGTCGTGTCCGTCTGACGTGAAAAATACGACGATCGTCGAAATGTACTGCGACAGAAAGGGTCGATCATGAGGGACATAGAACACAAACGCCCACTTATTTCTATATAATCCAACGTATATTTTTTAACTCGGCAATACTTACAGATAAAAACACGAACGTACAGATCTGTGTCGGTGGCTCCTTCCAGAAGTCTTTTGATGAGTCCGGTGAAACGTCCGACTATAGCATGGCTGCGGACTTCAACTGGGCCGTCGGCGGAGAGGCCGGTGACGGCATCGACTCGACCGGGAAGATTTTCGCGCAAGCGCTCTCTCGGGCGGGTCGGCACGTGTTCACGTCGAAGGACTTCGCGTCGCGTATCCGAGGGGGATACACCGCGTACAAGGTGCGGACGTCCGTCGACAAGGTACAGAGCGTCGTCGACCGTCTGGACGTGCTCATCGCGTTGACCCCGCGGACCATCGAGGAGAACCTCGACGAACTCCACGAGGGGTCGGTGATCATCTACGACGGCGAGCGAACGACGATGCAGAACGTCGAAATCCCCGACGAGATGATCGGGATCGACGTGCCGCTCAAACGGCTCGCAGAAGAGGCGGGCGGAGCGATCATGCGGAACGTCGTCGCGCTCGGTGCCGCCTGTGAAGTCGCCGAGTTCCCGATCGAGAACCTCGATTCGGCGCTCGAAAAGCGCTTCAAGGACAAAGGACAGAAGCTCGTCGACAACAACAAGGAGGCCGCCCGCGCGGGGCGGTCGTACGTCGCCGAGGAGTTCGACCACGAGTTCGACTACGACTTGGAGACGACGGACGAAGACTACGTTCTCCTCAACGGCGACGAGGCGATCGGGATGGGGGCCATCGCGGCCGGCTGCCGCTTCTACGCCGGCTATCCGATCACGCCCGCGACCGACGTGATGACGTACCTCACCGGTCGCATCGAGCGGTACGGCGGCCACGTCGTGCAGGCCGAAGACGAGCTGTCAGCGATCAACATGGCGCTCGGAGCCGCCCGCGGAGGCGCGCGATCGATGACCGCCACGTCCGGTCCCGGGATCGACCTGATGACGGAGACGTTCGGGCTCATCGCCACCTCGGAGACGCCGCTCGTCATCTGTAACGTGATGCGCTCCGGCCCCTCCACCGGGATGCCGACGAAACAGGAGCAGGGCGACTTGAATCAGATGCTGTACGGCGGCCACGGCGAGGTGCCGCGGTTCGTGCTCGCGCCCACGACGATCGCCGAGTGCTTCTGGAAGACCGTCGAGGCGTTCAACCTCGCCGAGAAGTACCAACTGCCGGTGTACATCACCGCGGACCTCTCGATGGCGGTCACGGAACAGACGTTCACGCCCGAGACGTTCGATATGGACGCAGTCGATATCGACCGCGGCTTCGTGGTCGACGAGTCCGCGATCGACGACCACATGAGCGAGTCGGGCGGCTTCCAGCCCCACGAGATTACCGAGGACGGCATCTCGCCGCGCGCGTTCCCCGGCACCGCGGACGGCGCGCACATGTCCACGGGCCTCGAACACGACGAGCAGGGCCGCCGGACGGAGGACACGGAGATGCGCGTCGAGCAGGTCGACAAGCGCAACCGGAAAGTCGAGA is a genomic window containing:
- a CDS encoding 2-oxoacid:acceptor oxidoreductase subunit alpha; amino-acid sequence: MAADFNWAVGGEAGDGIDSTGKIFAQALSRAGRHVFTSKDFASRIRGGYTAYKVRTSVDKVQSVVDRLDVLIALTPRTIEENLDELHEGSVIIYDGERTTMQNVEIPDEMIGIDVPLKRLAEEAGGAIMRNVVALGAACEVAEFPIENLDSALEKRFKDKGQKLVDNNKEAARAGRSYVAEEFDHEFDYDLETTDEDYVLLNGDEAIGMGAIAAGCRFYAGYPITPATDVMTYLTGRIERYGGHVVQAEDELSAINMALGAARGGARSMTATSGPGIDLMTETFGLIATSETPLVICNVMRSGPSTGMPTKQEQGDLNQMLYGGHGEVPRFVLAPTTIAECFWKTVEAFNLAEKYQLPVYITADLSMAVTEQTFTPETFDMDAVDIDRGFVVDESAIDDHMSESGGFQPHEITEDGISPRAFPGTADGAHMSTGLEHDEQGRRTEDTEMRVEQVDKRNRKVETAREREDWSPREFGDEDADTLVITWGSNEGALAEAIEFLDDEGIDVRVLSVPYIFPRPDLSEDVAAAENVVVVECNEQGQFADLVEHDVLERVDRINKYNGVRFKADELADEIKATLAAEVEA